From a region of the Calonectris borealis chromosome 2, bCalBor7.hap1.2, whole genome shotgun sequence genome:
- the NRSN1 gene encoding neurensin-1 has translation MSSYADICGSKHAQGSSEGGYQRYGVRSYLHQFYEDCTASIWEYEDDFQIQRSPSRWSSTFWKVGLISGTAFMLIGLTVLVVGFLVPPKIEALGKDDFVVVDTRAVQFNGSLDICKLAGAILFCVGGSTVAACLLMSAFAKSYSKEEKYLQQRFKERIADIKAHANPVTKAPAPGESKIPVTLSKVQNVQPLSET, from the exons ATGAGCTCCTATGCTGACATCTGTGGGTCCAAGCATGCACAGGGCAGCTCCGAGGGAGGGTACCAACGCTACGGAGTTCGGTCCTACCTGCATCAGTTTTATGAGGACTGCACAGCTTCAATATGGGAGTATGAGGATGATTTTCAGATCCAGAGATCGCCTAGCAGGTGGAGCTCTACATTCTGGAAG gtcGGACTCATCTCCGGGACGGCTTTTATGCTGATAGGTTTAACGGTTCTTGTAGTGGGTTTTCTTGTGCCACCGAAAATCGAAGCTCTTGGGAAAGATGATTTTGTTGTGGTGGATACTCGTGCTGTTCAGTTTAATGGGTCCCTTGATATATGCAAGCTGGCAGGAGCAATCTTGTTTTGCGTTGGAGGGTCCACCGTGGCAGCGTGTCTGCTGATGTCTGCTTTTGCTAAAAGTTACTCCAAAGAAGAAAAGTACCTCCAGCAAAGATTTAAAGAGAGAATAGCTGATATAAAAGCCCATGCAAACCCAGTCACAAAAGCGCCAGCACCGGGAGAATCAAAGATACCTGTCACTTTGTCCAAAGTTCAAAATGTCCAACCTTTATCTGAAACCTGA